One part of the Alistipes onderdonkii genome encodes these proteins:
- a CDS encoding polysaccharide biosynthesis protein, with amino-acid sequence MQEISPNNKRIAKNTLLLYFRMLFTMAVSLYTSRVVLNILGVEDFGIYNVVGGIVAMFGFINGSMASATQRYLTFELGQDNRNQLAKVFATSLSIHAIISFFIVLLAETIGLWFLWNKMQIPADRMNAAFWVFQCSVAASVIMIMSVPYNAAIIAHEKMSAFAYISIIEVSLKLLVVYFLQYFHVDKLILYAVLIVIVQFIIRLCYSWYCNRHFKETKYRWIWDKTLFCEMTGFAGWNLFGNLAAITFTQGLNLLLNMFFGPVVNAARGIAVQAQTAIGQFSNNFQTALNPQITKSYATGDREYMHSLIFRSAKFSFFLLLFLSLPILIETKAILTLWLKIVPDHTVVFLRIMLCTTWVYAISNPLITAASATGKIKLYQSVVGGLLLLILPISYLCLRLGLPAYSVLIVHLGMEITAQFARLWMLRRMIRLSLREYFTKVIWRISKVTIIALAAPLAVAYWLPGEGIWNLLTICLICAISTSMSVYWFGLTSGEKIYISSRISSIVSKFRK; translated from the coding sequence ATGCAGGAAATCTCCCCAAATAATAAACGAATAGCCAAGAATACGCTTCTGCTCTACTTCCGGATGCTTTTCACCATGGCGGTAAGTCTCTACACTAGCCGAGTGGTATTGAATATTCTGGGAGTCGAAGATTTCGGCATCTACAATGTCGTGGGCGGAATAGTTGCTATGTTCGGATTTATTAACGGCTCCATGGCATCGGCGACACAACGATACCTGACATTCGAATTAGGCCAAGACAACAGAAATCAATTAGCAAAAGTTTTCGCCACCAGTCTTTCAATACATGCCATTATATCTTTTTTCATTGTATTATTAGCAGAAACGATCGGACTTTGGTTTTTATGGAATAAAATGCAAATACCGGCCGACCGCATGAATGCCGCATTCTGGGTATTCCAGTGCTCGGTAGCGGCATCGGTTATTATGATTATGAGTGTACCCTATAATGCGGCTATCATCGCCCATGAAAAAATGAGTGCATTCGCCTATATTTCAATCATAGAGGTCTCTTTGAAATTACTGGTCGTTTATTTTCTTCAATATTTTCATGTCGATAAGCTGATATTGTATGCCGTATTAATCGTTATTGTCCAGTTCATTATCCGTCTATGTTACAGTTGGTATTGCAACAGGCATTTCAAAGAGACAAAATATCGTTGGATATGGGATAAAACGCTGTTCTGCGAAATGACAGGATTTGCCGGTTGGAATCTTTTCGGCAACCTCGCAGCTATCACATTTACACAAGGACTCAATCTTCTGTTAAATATGTTTTTCGGTCCGGTTGTCAATGCGGCCAGAGGTATCGCCGTGCAGGCCCAAACCGCCATCGGTCAATTCAGCAACAACTTCCAAACAGCCCTCAACCCACAAATAACCAAATCATATGCAACCGGAGACCGGGAATATATGCACAGCCTGATTTTCCGGAGTGCCAAATTTTCATTTTTTCTCCTGCTGTTCCTGTCATTGCCGATCCTCATTGAAACCAAGGCGATATTGACGCTCTGGCTGAAAATCGTCCCTGACCACACAGTCGTATTCCTAAGAATCATGCTATGCACAACATGGGTGTATGCGATCTCCAATCCGTTGATTACAGCAGCTTCGGCCACAGGTAAGATCAAACTCTACCAAAGTGTCGTCGGAGGTTTATTATTACTGATCCTGCCGATCTCTTATCTTTGTTTACGGTTGGGACTTCCCGCATACAGTGTCCTTATCGTGCATCTAGGCATGGAGATCACAGCGCAATTCGCCCGGCTGTGGATGCTGCGGCGAATGATTCGGTTGTCGTTGCGGGAATATTTCACCAAAGTGATCTGGCGTATATCCAAAGTTACGATAATTGCGCTTGCAGCGCCTCTGGCCGTTGCATACTGGCTGCCGGGAGAAGGAATATGGAACCTTCTGACGATCTGCCTGATTTGCGCCATATCGACAAGTATGTCCGTTTACTGGTTCGGACTTACATCCGGAGAGAAAATATATATATCCTCGAGAATCTCATCTATCGTATCAAAATTCAGAAAATGA
- the rfbD gene encoding dTDP-4-dehydrorhamnose reductase translates to MLNILITGARGQLGSSLRQLGSVSPNNYLATDVAELDITDAGAVLQTVKEQRIDVIVNCAAYTNVERAEEDEARADLLNHKAAAYLAAAAKETGATLIHVSTDYVFDGTAHTPYREDMATSPLGAYGRTKLAGEEAVKASGCRYLILRTAWLYSEYGNNFLKTMLRLTSERETLRVVFDQVGTPTYAGDLALAIFSLIETGRYAGNEGVYHFTDEGVCSWYDFAVEIAAAAGHGTCRIIPCHTSEYPTKAQRPAYSVLDKTKFKETFQMDIPHWREALIYCMKRLTENNP, encoded by the coding sequence ATGCTTAATATCCTGATTACGGGCGCCCGGGGGCAGCTGGGGAGCTCCTTGCGGCAGCTTGGGAGCGTATCGCCCAACAACTACCTGGCCACCGACGTCGCGGAGCTGGACATCACCGACGCCGGGGCGGTGCTTCAAACGGTCAAGGAACAGCGTATCGACGTGATCGTCAACTGCGCGGCCTACACGAACGTGGAGCGTGCCGAGGAGGACGAGGCAAGGGCCGACCTGCTCAACCACAAGGCCGCGGCATACCTCGCAGCTGCGGCCAAAGAAACGGGTGCGACGCTGATCCACGTCTCGACGGACTACGTCTTCGACGGCACGGCCCATACGCCCTACAGGGAGGATATGGCGACCTCGCCGCTGGGGGCCTACGGGCGTACGAAGCTGGCGGGCGAAGAGGCCGTGAAGGCCTCGGGATGCCGTTACCTGATCCTGCGCACGGCGTGGCTCTATTCGGAGTACGGGAACAACTTTCTGAAGACGATGCTGCGTCTGACCTCGGAGCGCGAGACGCTGCGCGTGGTCTTCGACCAGGTGGGCACTCCGACCTACGCCGGAGACTTGGCGCTTGCGATCTTCTCCCTGATCGAGACGGGGCGCTACGCGGGCAACGAGGGGGTGTACCACTTCACCGACGAGGGCGTGTGCTCGTGGTACGACTTCGCGGTGGAGATCGCCGCGGCCGCGGGTCACGGCACGTGCCGCATCATCCCCTGCCACACGTCGGAATACCCCACGAAGGCCCAGCGCCCGGCCTACTCGGTGCTGGACAAGACCAAATTCAAAGAGACCTTCCAAATGGACATCCCCCACTGGAGGGAGGCTTTGATCTACTGCATGAAACGACTCACAGAAAATAACCCATGA
- a CDS encoding glycosyltransferase yields MNITFLLRLWPVYGGGETVTICLANEMIKRGWNVSVLYFKNNTRPDLPFIDPAVKAVQIPDIRCDEFTTRFPDADKVTSYLKEYIQENDIHYLINQWWPVEYIRGIRGRYKTKIVTCLHQALYTPMIEGTGINGFLKKRCTSLYKFWKKRHSCRQVTRFLPHTDKYIFLSPAFQHQYEQFANHKNTNRQLGAIPNPLVYPNEIRPEDLQSKEKTVLLVGRMVEIQKRITRAIKIWSAIENDPRLDEWNFRIVGEGPDLAMYKQLAQTLGLKRISFEGFRNPQPYYKQAAIFMMTSAFEGFPMTLVEAQQCGVVPVVMDSYLSLHDIVETGYNGIIVSNEDLTGYVNKIKELMTDTSLREKLAMNGLHSCRRFCVEEIVNNWEELFNDLSANRR; encoded by the coding sequence ATGAATATAACCTTCCTGCTACGTTTGTGGCCCGTATACGGCGGCGGAGAAACCGTAACGATCTGCCTTGCCAACGAAATGATAAAACGAGGGTGGAATGTATCTGTTCTCTATTTCAAAAATAACACACGCCCCGACTTGCCTTTCATCGATCCCGCCGTAAAGGCCGTTCAAATACCCGATATCCGCTGCGACGAGTTTACGACTCGCTTTCCCGATGCCGACAAAGTAACCAGCTATCTGAAAGAATATATTCAGGAAAACGACATCCATTATCTTATCAATCAATGGTGGCCGGTCGAATATATCCGTGGAATAAGGGGACGGTATAAGACAAAGATCGTCACATGTCTCCATCAGGCGCTTTATACCCCAATGATCGAGGGAACGGGGATAAACGGATTTCTGAAAAAAAGATGCACTTCGCTGTATAAATTCTGGAAAAAGAGACATAGTTGCAGGCAGGTGACAAGATTCCTTCCGCATACGGATAAATATATTTTCCTGTCTCCGGCCTTTCAACATCAGTACGAGCAATTTGCCAACCATAAAAATACGAATCGACAATTGGGTGCCATCCCCAATCCGCTGGTTTACCCGAACGAAATACGGCCGGAAGATTTGCAGTCGAAAGAGAAGACCGTTCTTCTCGTAGGCCGGATGGTGGAAATCCAGAAACGCATAACGCGGGCGATCAAAATATGGAGCGCCATCGAAAACGATCCCCGCTTGGACGAGTGGAATTTCCGAATTGTCGGTGAAGGACCGGATTTGGCCATGTATAAACAACTGGCGCAGACATTAGGATTAAAGAGAATTTCGTTCGAAGGCTTCCGAAATCCGCAGCCCTATTACAAGCAGGCCGCCATTTTCATGATGACCTCCGCCTTCGAAGGGTTTCCTATGACATTGGTCGAAGCACAACAATGCGGTGTTGTTCCGGTTGTAATGGATTCCTACCTGTCGCTGCACGACATCGTCGAAACCGGATACAACGGCATCATCGTTTCCAATGAAGACCTTACGGGTTATGTAAACAAAATAAAAGAGCTGATGACAGACACCTCCCTTCGGGAAAAACTGGCAATGAACGGCCTGCACTCCTGCCGCAGGTTCTGCGTAGAAGAGATTGTCAACAATTGGGAAGAACTGTTCAACGACCTAAGTGCAAACCGCCGATGA
- a CDS encoding polysaccharide pyruvyl transferase family protein, translating to MRIGLLTLPLETGYGSILQAYALKTVLTRQGHEVILIRRLVKKKRFDGWNILKRSVKKYIFRKPACVFYDKKVYDEYPVITQHTQPFIDKWLQPFSPVYYNSRAYEDIRDLKCDAYIVGSDQVWRKGCMEEIKDYYFSPIDGRTAKLIAYAASFGIDEWTYSKKETRFCTRKLKEFTAVSVREDSGVELCKRHLNHTAEHVLDPTILLSPADYRKLIGEEGAEKYTNKITAFILDRSEDKLAALEKVSKVLAMDYNFAATETEDRLAPLEKRIAPSVADWLKAMYYADFIFTDSFHGCVFSILFNKPFVLYVNRNRGVARFDSLLKLFKIENRTLSDSNELESCRIRQSIDWKPINAKLEEMRSKSMRFLENALTAKDEQ from the coding sequence ATGCGAATCGGCTTGCTGACATTACCCTTGGAAACGGGATACGGTAGCATATTGCAGGCATATGCGCTGAAAACGGTACTGACGCGGCAAGGGCACGAAGTCATACTCATTCGCCGTCTCGTTAAAAAAAAGCGGTTCGACGGCTGGAACATCTTGAAACGAAGCGTCAAGAAATACATATTCAGGAAACCGGCCTGTGTTTTCTACGATAAGAAAGTCTACGACGAATACCCCGTAATTACCCAGCACACGCAACCATTCATCGACAAATGGCTGCAACCCTTTTCACCGGTCTATTATAACAGCAGAGCATACGAGGACATCCGCGATTTAAAATGCGACGCCTACATCGTAGGTTCCGATCAGGTATGGCGCAAAGGGTGTATGGAGGAGATCAAAGATTATTACTTCTCCCCGATCGACGGCCGTACAGCGAAACTAATTGCTTACGCGGCGTCATTCGGTATCGACGAATGGACATATTCGAAGAAAGAGACCCGATTCTGCACCCGGAAGCTAAAGGAGTTCACCGCAGTCAGCGTACGGGAAGATTCCGGTGTGGAATTATGCAAAAGGCATCTCAACCATACCGCTGAACATGTTTTAGATCCGACAATACTTCTGTCACCTGCGGACTATCGAAAACTCATCGGCGAAGAAGGGGCCGAAAAGTACACAAACAAAATAACGGCTTTCATATTAGACCGTTCCGAGGACAAACTGGCGGCACTGGAAAAAGTTTCGAAGGTCTTAGCCATGGACTACAACTTTGCAGCGACGGAAACCGAAGACAGACTGGCCCCTCTCGAAAAAAGAATAGCGCCATCCGTAGCGGACTGGCTGAAGGCGATGTATTATGCCGATTTTATTTTCACGGACTCCTTTCACGGCTGCGTTTTCTCCATTCTGTTCAACAAACCGTTCGTATTATATGTCAACAGAAACAGAGGCGTCGCACGATTCGATTCGCTGTTGAAGCTGTTCAAAATAGAGAACAGAACCCTATCCGATTCAAACGAGTTGGAGAGTTGCCGCATAAGACAATCCATAGACTGGAAGCCTATAAATGCGAAACTGGAAGAAATGCGTTCGAAATCCATGCGTTTCCTCGAAAATGCGCTTACCGCAAAAGACGAACAATAA
- the rfbC gene encoding dTDP-4-dehydrorhamnose 3,5-epimerase yields MKVIPTEIEGVVLLEPDVFGDERGYFFESYSEQSFDRLVRPVRFVQDNESMSKYGVLRGLHFQRGAHAQSKLVRVVRGCVLDVAVDIRRGSPTFGRHVSVELSGDNKRQFFVPRGFAHGFSVLSDEAVFQYKCDNLYAPESEGAIAWNDPSLGIDWRLAPGDVVLSPKDSGHPRLAEAAELFDYNTDYYA; encoded by the coding sequence ATGAAAGTCATCCCTACCGAAATAGAAGGTGTTGTTCTCCTCGAACCCGATGTCTTCGGAGACGAGCGGGGCTATTTTTTCGAGAGCTATTCTGAGCAGTCCTTCGACAGGCTCGTACGCCCCGTGCGGTTCGTGCAGGACAACGAGTCGATGTCGAAGTACGGCGTTCTTCGCGGTCTTCACTTCCAGCGGGGAGCGCATGCACAGTCGAAGCTGGTGCGCGTTGTCCGGGGCTGCGTGCTGGACGTCGCGGTGGACATCCGCCGGGGCTCGCCCACGTTCGGGCGACACGTCTCTGTGGAGCTCTCGGGGGATAACAAACGGCAGTTCTTCGTGCCGCGGGGCTTTGCGCACGGCTTCTCGGTGCTGAGCGACGAGGCTGTATTCCAATACAAGTGCGACAACCTCTATGCCCCCGAATCGGAGGGCGCCATTGCATGGAACGACCCGTCGCTGGGCATCGACTGGCGCCTGGCGCCGGGGGATGTCGTCCTCTCGCCCAAGGACAGCGGCCACCCGCGGCTGGCGGAGGCCGCGGAACTGTTCGACTACAATACGGACTACTATGCTTAA
- the rfbA gene encoding glucose-1-phosphate thymidylyltransferase RfbA: MKGIILAGGSGTRLYPITKGVSKQLLPVYDKPMVYYPLSALFLAGIRDILLISTPEDLGGFRRLLGDGSDYGVRISYAEQPSPDGLAQAFLIGADFIGNDSVCLVLGDNIFHGSGFTGLLREAVRTAEEDGKATVFGYRVEDPQRYGVAEFDAAGNCLSIEEKPAHPKSNYAVVGLYFYPNKVVDVAKGIRPSARGELEITSVNQSFLQRGELKVQTLQRGFAWLDTGTHDSLAEASIFVEVIEKRQGLKIACLEGIAYHNGWITAAKLRELAQPMLRNQYGQYLLKLLDETRH; this comes from the coding sequence ATGAAAGGCATCATCTTGGCGGGTGGCAGCGGAACGCGTTTGTACCCGATCACGAAGGGCGTCAGCAAGCAGTTGTTGCCTGTTTACGACAAGCCGATGGTCTACTACCCTTTATCGGCGTTGTTTCTGGCTGGTATCCGCGACATCCTCCTGATCTCTACGCCAGAGGATTTGGGCGGTTTCCGTCGTCTGCTGGGCGACGGCTCCGACTACGGGGTTCGCATCAGCTATGCCGAGCAGCCGTCCCCGGACGGTCTTGCGCAGGCATTCCTTATCGGCGCGGATTTCATCGGCAATGACTCCGTGTGTCTGGTTCTGGGGGACAATATCTTCCACGGCTCGGGTTTCACGGGCCTTCTTCGCGAGGCAGTCCGCACGGCCGAGGAGGATGGCAAGGCTACGGTCTTCGGCTACCGTGTCGAGGATCCCCAGCGCTACGGCGTGGCGGAGTTCGATGCGGCGGGCAACTGCCTGTCGATCGAGGAGAAACCGGCGCACCCGAAATCGAACTACGCAGTGGTGGGCCTGTACTTCTACCCGAACAAGGTCGTGGATGTGGCCAAGGGTATCCGGCCCTCGGCGCGCGGGGAGCTTGAGATCACGAGCGTCAACCAGTCGTTCCTGCAACGCGGCGAGCTGAAGGTGCAGACGCTTCAGCGCGGCTTCGCGTGGCTGGACACGGGCACGCACGACTCGCTGGCCGAGGCCTCGATCTTCGTGGAGGTCATCGAGAAACGTCAGGGCCTCAAGATCGCCTGCCTGGAGGGCATCGCCTACCATAACGGCTGGATCACGGCCGCGAAGCTCCGTGAGCTTGCGCAGCCGATGCTCAGGAACCAGTACGGGCAGTACCTTTTGAAACTCCTCGACGAAACCCGACACTGA
- the rfbB gene encoding dTDP-glucose 4,6-dehydratase, whose translation MKRTILITGGAGFIGSHVVRLFVTKYPDYRIVNLDKLTYAGNLANLRDIEDSPNYVFEKGDICDLDMLRALFGQYDIDGVIHLAAESHVDRSIRDPFTFARTNVLGTLSLLEAAREYWNGDWAGKLFYHISTDEVYGALELTRPEGDAAGGESGGGPFGEEFFTEETKYAPHSPYSASKASSDHFVRAYHDTYGMPTLVTNCSNNYGPYQFPEKLIPLFINNIRHQKPLPVYGRGQNVRDWLYVEDHARAIDVIFHRGKVADTYNIGGFNEWKNIDLIRVIVRTVDRLLGNPEGSSEKLITYVTDRAGHDLRYAIDSRKLKRELGWQPSLQFEEGIEKTVRWYLQNQSWMDDITSGEYQQYYQSMYKDR comes from the coding sequence ATGAAACGCACTATCCTGATTACGGGCGGAGCGGGCTTTATCGGCTCGCACGTAGTACGCCTGTTCGTGACGAAATACCCGGATTACCGGATCGTGAACCTGGACAAACTGACCTATGCGGGGAACCTCGCCAACCTGCGGGACATCGAGGATTCCCCGAACTACGTGTTCGAGAAGGGGGACATCTGCGACCTGGATATGCTGCGGGCGCTGTTTGGTCAGTATGACATCGACGGGGTCATCCACCTCGCGGCCGAAAGCCATGTCGACCGCTCGATCAGGGATCCGTTCACCTTCGCGCGTACGAACGTCCTGGGCACGCTCTCGCTGCTCGAGGCGGCACGGGAATACTGGAACGGTGATTGGGCAGGCAAGCTGTTCTACCACATCTCCACCGACGAGGTGTACGGGGCGCTGGAGCTGACCCGTCCCGAGGGAGATGCTGCGGGCGGGGAGAGCGGCGGCGGGCCCTTCGGCGAGGAGTTCTTCACCGAAGAGACGAAGTACGCCCCGCACAGCCCCTACTCGGCCTCGAAAGCCTCGTCCGACCACTTCGTGCGGGCCTACCACGACACGTACGGGATGCCGACGCTGGTGACTAACTGCTCGAACAACTACGGGCCCTACCAGTTTCCGGAGAAGCTCATCCCGCTGTTCATCAACAACATCCGCCACCAAAAGCCGCTGCCCGTGTACGGCCGCGGGCAGAACGTGCGCGACTGGCTGTACGTCGAGGATCATGCACGGGCCATCGACGTGATCTTCCACAGGGGCAAGGTCGCCGACACGTACAACATCGGGGGCTTCAACGAATGGAAGAACATCGACCTGATACGGGTGATCGTACGGACGGTGGACAGGCTGCTGGGCAACCCCGAGGGGTCGTCGGAGAAGCTCATCACGTATGTCACCGACCGCGCAGGCCACGATCTGAGGTACGCCATCGACTCGCGCAAACTCAAGCGCGAACTGGGCTGGCAGCCCAGCCTGCAGTTCGAGGAAGGAATCGAAAAAACTGTCCGCTGGTACCTCCAAAACCAATCGTGGATGGACGACATAACCTCAGGCGAATACCAGCAATACTATCAGAGCATGTATAAGGACAGGTAA
- a CDS encoding undecaprenyl-phosphate glucose phosphotransferase: MKQVMRESLLIKLPVIIGDLFLLNLSWILALTLYPQPACITRSLEIFACLNICFIPGLSWFGVILSSRIVPYEEIIRRVFYVVLCHLGFFVLIQTVWSYGLLPVHLMGTFYIVLTVLLMLWRYTCRIVVKVTRGHGRNARRVIIVGSKDNAQEVYHEMVDNTSTGYRVLGYFSNHDDHTLPDNTPCLGSVDEALPWLEAHPVNEVYCCLSTDRYAEEIFPIMDFCENNFVRFFYVPNLRNYMKRTMNLELLGNVPILYIREEPLRQASNRFIKRAFDVSVSSLFLCTLFPFIYIFVAIGTKLTSRGPVLFLQERSGENGQTFRCIKFRSMRVNADADRVQATRDDPRKTRFGDFLRRSSIDELPQFINVLRGDMSIVGPRPHMLQHTEQYSKLINKYMVRHLIKPGITGWAQVTGYRGETHSLSQMEGRVRRDIWYLENWSLLLDIRIIFMTVWNALRQDENAY, encoded by the coding sequence ATGAAACAAGTCATGCGGGAGTCTTTGCTCATAAAGCTTCCCGTCATCATCGGAGACCTATTCTTACTGAACCTGTCCTGGATACTGGCGCTCACGCTGTATCCGCAACCGGCCTGTATCACCCGCTCGCTGGAGATATTCGCCTGTCTCAACATCTGCTTCATCCCGGGCCTCTCGTGGTTCGGCGTGATCCTCTCCTCACGGATCGTCCCCTACGAAGAGATCATCCGCCGCGTATTCTACGTCGTACTCTGCCACCTGGGGTTCTTCGTGCTCATCCAGACCGTATGGAGCTACGGGCTGCTGCCGGTGCACCTGATGGGGACGTTCTACATCGTGCTCACCGTACTGCTGATGCTGTGGCGCTACACCTGCCGCATCGTGGTCAAGGTCACGCGCGGACACGGGCGCAACGCCCGCCGCGTGATCATCGTCGGGAGCAAGGACAATGCACAGGAGGTATACCACGAAATGGTCGACAACACCAGCACGGGCTACCGCGTACTCGGTTATTTCAGCAACCACGACGACCACACCCTGCCGGACAACACCCCCTGCCTGGGAAGCGTGGACGAGGCGCTGCCGTGGCTGGAGGCACACCCGGTAAACGAAGTGTACTGCTGCCTCTCGACGGATCGTTACGCGGAAGAGATATTCCCGATCATGGATTTCTGCGAAAACAATTTCGTCCGCTTCTTCTACGTGCCCAACCTGCGCAACTACATGAAGCGCACGATGAACCTCGAACTGCTGGGCAACGTACCGATCCTCTACATCCGCGAGGAGCCGTTGCGGCAGGCGTCGAACCGGTTTATCAAACGGGCATTCGACGTCAGCGTCTCAAGCCTGTTCCTCTGCACGCTGTTCCCCTTCATCTATATTTTCGTGGCCATAGGCACCAAACTGACCTCGCGCGGCCCGGTGCTCTTCCTGCAGGAGCGCAGCGGGGAGAACGGCCAGACGTTCAGGTGCATCAAATTCCGTTCGATGCGCGTCAACGCCGACGCCGACAGGGTGCAGGCGACCCGGGACGACCCGCGCAAGACCCGGTTCGGGGATTTCCTGCGCCGGTCGAGCATCGACGAGCTGCCCCAGTTCATCAACGTGCTCAGGGGCGACATGTCCATCGTGGGGCCGCGGCCGCACATGCTCCAGCACACCGAGCAATACTCGAAACTCATCAACAAATATATGGTTCGCCACCTGATCAAACCCGGCATCACGGGATGGGCCCAGGTGACGGGATACCGCGGCGAGACCCACTCCCTGAGCCAGATGGAAGGCCGCGTACGCCGCGACATCTGGTACCTGGAAAACTGGTCGCTGCTGCTCGACATCCGCATCATCTTCATGACGGTATGGAATGCCCTGCGGCAGGATGAGAACGCATATTAA